A window from Setaria italica strain Yugu1 chromosome VIII, Setaria_italica_v2.0, whole genome shotgun sequence encodes these proteins:
- the LOC101774576 gene encoding probable CCR4-associated factor 1 homolog 9: MVIMSAFPLPPPLQPPHTYRVVNRHAMAPPPQVPGLQVRPVTAANYEAELDGIGFLLARYPYVAIDTEYPGTVHRPPPPWRAGRELSPPDRYELLKANVDELPVVQLGITLCDEYGNLPTLVDGSGRPHEVVWEVTFSDFDARRDRHAPESVAFLRSQGLDFDQAIARGVSSAAFAAKLAAVLPRAGLELTWAAFGGAHDFAYVVKMLSGGRPLPGTWHEFAALARDLLVGRVFDAKYMAEHCERADLCGGLRRVAESLRVQQHDLPERPAWLAGRKSYIASRIFTAMRRRIMYRDGGALYESLIDGLHI; encoded by the coding sequence ATGGTGATCATGAGCGCCTTcccgcttccgccgccgctgcagccgccTCACACGTACCGAGTCGTCAACCGCCACGCCATGGCGCCACCACCACAAGTGCCCGGCCTCCAGGTCCGGCCGGTGACGGCGGCGAACTACGAGGCGGAGCTGGACGGCATCGGCTTCCTCCTCGCGAGGTACCCCTACGTCGCCATCGACACGGAGTACCCGGGCACcgtccaccgcccgccgccgccgtggagggccGGGCGCGAGCTCTCCCCGCCAGATCGCTACGAGCTCCTCAAGGCCAACGTGGACGAGCTCCCCGTCGTTCAGCTCGGCATCACGCTCTGCGACGAATACGGCAACCTCCCCACCCTCGTCGACGGGAGCGGCCGCCCGCACGAGGTCGTGTGGGAGGTGACCTTCTCGGACTTCGACGCCCGCCGCGACCGCCACGCGCCGGAGTCCGTCGCGTTCCTGCGGTCGCAGGGCCTCGATTTCGACCAGGCCATCGCGCGGGGGGTGAGCTCCGCGGCGTTCGCGGccaagctcgccgccgtcctgccgcggGCCGGGCTCGAGCTGACGTGGGCGGCGTTCGGCGGCGCGCACGACTTCGCGTACGTGGTGAAGATGCTCTCCGGCGGGCGGCCGCTGCCGGGGACATGGCACGAGTTCGCGGCGCTGGCGAGGGACCTCCTCGTCGGGCGGGTGTTCGACGCCAAGTACATGGCGGAGCACTGCGAGCGGGCGGACCTGTGCGGCGGGCTGAGGCGGGTGGCCGAGAGCCTCCGCGTGCAGCAGCACGACTTGCCGGAGCGGCCGGCGTGGCTGGCTGGCAGGAAGAGCTACATCGCCAGCCGCATCTTCACGGCGATGAGGAGGCGCATCATGTACCGTGACGGCGGCGCTCTCTATGAAAGCCTCATCGATGGCCTGCACATCTGA